One part of the Girardinichthys multiradiatus isolate DD_20200921_A chromosome 10, DD_fGirMul_XY1, whole genome shotgun sequence genome encodes these proteins:
- the LOC124874802 gene encoding cytochrome P450 26A1 has product MALSTLLASVLCTIVLPILLFLVAVKLWEVYMIRGEDPSCPSPLPPGSMGLPFIGETLQLILQRRRFLQMKREKYGYIYRTHLFGNPTVRVTGAENIRHILLGEYRLVSAQWPSSVRTILGSDTLSNMHGSQHKTKKKAIMRAFSKEALELYIPVIQEEVQTAVKRWLVQDPCVLVYPEMKRLMFRIAMRILLGFQPEQIRTDEQQLVEAFEEMIKNLFSLPIDVPFSGLYRGLRARNFIHTKIEENIRKKVEESDNGSKHRDALQQLIDSSRKNGEPFRMQAIKESATELLFGGHETTASTATSLIMFLGLYPKVVKKLRQELWDKGENGMDLENLNIESLEQLKYTGCVLKETLRINPPVPGGFRVALKTFELNGYQIPKGWNVIYSICDTHDVAEVFPNKEAFQPERFMKKPLADSPRFQYIPFGGGSRMCVGKEFAKVLLKIFLVEVVTKCHWTLLNGPPTIKTGPTVYPVDNLPTKFTSYVKT; this is encoded by the exons ATGGCTCTGAGCACTCTGCTGGCTTCTGTCCTCTGCACCATCGTGCTGCCCATCCTGCTTTTCCTGGTGGCTGTGAAGTTGTGGGAGGTCTACATGATCCGCGGCGAAGACCCAAGCTGTCCGAGCCCGCTGCCACCCGGATCCATGGGCTTACCGTTCATCGGAGAGACGCTGCAGCTCATTTTGCAG AGGAGAAGGTTTCTGCAGATGAAGCGGGAGAAGTACGGCTACATCTACCGCACACACCTCTTCGGGAACCCCACGGTGCGTGTCACCGGTGCGGAGAACATCAGGCACATCCTGCTGGGAGAGTACAGGCTTGTGTCAGCGCAGTGGCCCTCTTCTGTGCGCACCATACTCGGCTCGGACACGCTTTCCAACATGCATGGCTCCCAGCACAAAACCAAGAAGAAA GCCATCATGAGAGCCTTCTCCAAGGAGGCACTAGAGCTCTACATCCCTGTGATCCAGGAGGAAGTGCAGACTGCAGTCAAAAGGTGGTTGGTGCAGGATCCTTGTGTGCTGGTATATCCTGAAATGAAGCGACTGATGTTCCGCATAGCCATGAGGATTCTGCTGGGTTTTCAGCCGGAGCAGATCAGGACCGATGAGCAGCAGCTGGTGGAGGCATTTGAGGAAATGATCAAAAATCTTTTCTCCCTGCCCATTGATGTTCCTTTCAGTGGGTTGTACAGG GGTCTACGGGCCAGAAACTTCATCCACACAAAGATTGAAGAGAATATTAGAAAGAAGGTGGAGGAGTCAGACAATGGGTCAAAACACAGAGATGCCCTGCAGCAGCTCATAGACAGCAGCAGAAAAAATGGAGAACCTTTCAGGATGCAG GCCATCAAGGAATCTGCTACGGAGCTTTTGTTTGGAGGCCATGAAACCACAGCCAGCACAGCCACATCCCTAATCATGTTTCTAGGCCTATACCCAAAAGTTGTGAAGAAACTCAGGCAGGAATTGTGGGACAAG GGGGAGAATGGAATGGACCTCGAGAACCTGAACATTGAGTCTTTGGAGCAGCTCAAATACACAGGTTGTGTCCTCAAGGAAACACTAAGGATCAACCCCCCAGTCCCTGGAGGCTTCAGAGTAGCCCTCAAAACATTTGAACTCAAT GGTTACCAGATTCCTAAAGGCTGGAATGTTATCTACAGCATCTGTGACACACATGATGTTGCTGAGGTGTTTCCAAACAAAGAAGCATTTCAGCCAGAGCGCTTCATGAAAAAACCCTTGGCCGACTCCCCCAGGTTTCAGTACATACCTTTTGGTGGTGGTTCTCGAATGTGTGTGGGGAAGGAATTTGCTAAAGTTCTGCTGAAGATCTTCTTGGTGGAAGTCGTGACAAAGTGTCATTGGACTCTCTTGAATGGACCACCAACCATAAAAACTGGACCCACAGTCTATCCTGTGGACAACTTGCCAACCAAATTCACCAGCTACGTGAAAACTTAA